In Aphelocoma coerulescens isolate FSJ_1873_10779 chromosome 3, UR_Acoe_1.0, whole genome shotgun sequence, a single window of DNA contains:
- the TMEM63B gene encoding CSC1-like protein 2 isoform X2 has product MLPYVIATLGSVGAPCKTPTCNNNNSTTKDYCYSARIRSTVLQGLPFGGVPTVLALDFMCFLALLFVFSILRKVAWDYGRLALVTDADSVASALHSDNHDRYERLTSVSSSVDFDQRDNGFCSWLTAIFRIKDDEIRDKCGGDAVHYLSFQRHIIGLLVVVGVLSVGIVLPVNFSGDLLENNAYSFGRTTIANLKSGNNLLWLHTTFAFLYLLLTVYSMRRHTSKMRYKEDDLVKRTLFINGISKYAEPEKIKKHFEEAYANCTVLEARPCYDVARLMFLDAERKKAERGRIYFTNLQSKDNTPSMINPKPCGHLCCCVIRGCEEVEAIEYYTKLEEKLKDDYKREKEKVNEKPLGMAFVTFHNETITAIILKDFNACKCQGCACRGEPRASSCSESLHVSNWTVSYAPDPQNIYWEHLSIRGFIWWIRCLVINVVLFILLFFLTTPAIIITTMDKFNVTKPVEYLNNPIITQFFPTLLLWCFSALLPTIVYYSAFFEAHWTRSGENRTTMHKCYTFLIFMVLLLPSLGLSSLDVFFRWLFDKKFLAEAAVRFECVFLPDNGAFFVNYVIASAFIGNAMDLLRIPGLLMYMIRLCLARSAAERRNVKRHQAYEFQFGAAYAWMMCVFTVVMTYSITCPIIVPFGLMYMLLKHLVDRYNLYYAYLPAKLDKKIHSGAVNQVVAAPILCLFWLLFFSTVRTGFLAPTSMFTFVVLVITIVICLCHVCFGHFKYLSAHNYKIDHTEVDAMDNRQNGRPATNLPAPKSAKYIAQVLQDSSPEGEATESEEQGSQDEELINADGMNDTDFQSCEDSLIENEIHQ; this is encoded by the exons ATGCTTCCCTACGTCATCGCCACCCTGGGCTCAGTAGGGGCCCCCTGCAAAACTCCCAcatgcaacaacaacaacagcactACCAAGGACTACTGCTACAGTGCACGCATCCGCAGCactgtgctgcaggggctgcccTTCGGTGGAGTGCCCACCGTCCTAGCCCTTGACTTTATGTGCTTTCTT GCATTGTTGTTTGTCTTTTCAATTTTGCGTAAAGTTGCGTGGGACTATGGACGCCTTGCCCTGGTGACTGATGCTGACAG TGTAGCCTCCGCCCTGCATTCTGACAACCATGACCGCTACGAGCGCCTCACCTCCGTCTCCAGCTCTGTGGACTTCGACCAGAGGGACAAC GGCTTCTGCTCCTGGCTGACAGCCATCTTCAGGATAAA GGATGATGAGATCCGGGACAAATGCGGGGGTGATGCAGTGCACTACCTGTCCTTCCAGAGGCACATCATTGGGCTGCTGGTGGTCGTGGGTGTGCTTTCCGTGGGCATCGTGTTACCTGTGAACTTCTCAGGGGACCTGCTAG AAAACAATGCCTACAGCTTTGGAAGGACAACTATCGCTAACCTGAAGTCTGG GAACAACCTGCTGTGGCTGCACACCACCTTTGCTTTCCTGTACCTGCTGCTGACAGTGTACAGCATGCGCCGGCACACTTCCAAGATGCGCTACAAAGAGGATGACTTG GTTAAGCGAACTCTGTTCATCAATGGGATCTCAAAATATGCTGAGCCAGAGAAGATCAAGAAGCATTTTGA GGAGGCCTACGCCAACTGCACTGTCCTGGAGGCCCGTCCCTGCTATGATGTTGCCCGGCTGATGTTCCTCGATGCAGAGAG GAAGAAAGCTGAGCGTGGGCGAATCTACTTCACCAACCTGCAGAGCAAGGACAACACCCCATCCATGATCAACCCCAAGCCCTGTGGccacctgtgctgctgtgtcatCAGGGGCTGTGAGGAG GTGGAGGCCATCGAGTATTATACCaagctggaggagaagctcAAAGATGACTACAAGCGGGAGAAGGAGAAGGTTAATGAAAAGCCTCTGGGGATGGCCTTTGTCACCTTCCACAACGAGACCATCACAGCCAT AATCCTCAAAGATTTCAATGCTTGTAAGTGCCAGGGCTGTGCGTGCCGTGGGGAGCCCAGAGCCTCCTCCTGCAGTGAGTCCCTCCATGTCTCCAACTGGACCGTCAGTTATGCTCCTGACCCACAGAATATCTACTG ggaacaccTCTCCATCCGGGGCTTTATATGGTGGATCCGCTGCCTTGTGATCAATGTggtcctcttcatcctcctcttctttCTCACCACCCCTGCTATCATCATCACCACTATGGACAAGTTCAATGTCACCAAGCCTGTGGAGTACCTCAAT AACCCAATCATCACCCAGTTCTTCCCCAccctgctgctgtggtgctTCTCTGCTCTTCTGCCCACCATTGTATACTACTCTGCCTTCTTTGAAGCACACTGGACCAG GTCTGGAGAGAATAGGACAACCATGCACAAGTGTTAcaccttcctcatcttcatGGTCTTGCTGCTGCCGTCACTGGGCCTGAGCAG CTTGGATGTATTTTTCCGCTGGTTGTTTGACAAAAAATTCCTTGCTGAGGCTGCTGTGCGATTTGA GTGTGTGTTCCTGCCAGACAATGGGGCTTTCTTCGTCAACTATGTCATCGCCTCTGCCTTCATCGGGAATGCCATGGACCTGCTGCGCATCCCTGGTTTGCTCATGTACATGATACGCCTCTGCCTGGCCCGCTCGGCGGCCGAGCGGAGGAACGTCAAACGA caccaggcCTACGAGTtccagtttggggctgcttACGCCTGGATGATGTGTGTCTTCACTGTAGTCATGACATACAGCATCACCTGCCCCATCATCGTCCCTTTTG gACTCATGTACATGCTGCTTAAGCACCTGGTGGACCGATACAACCTGTATTATGCTTACTTGCCTGCCAAGCTGGACAAGAAGATCCATTCAGGGGCTGTGAATCAGGTAGTGGCAGCCCCCATTCTCTGCCTCTTCTGGCTTCTCTTCTTCTCCACCGTGCGCACAG GATTCCTGGCCCCCACTTCCATGTTCACCTTTGTGGTCCTCGTGATCACCATTGTGATCTGCCTGTGTCACGTCTGCTTTGGGCACTTCAAATACCTCAGCGCTCACAACTACAAG aTTGACCACACAGAAGTGGATGCCATGGACAACAGGCAGAATGGGAGACCTGCCACCAATCTGCCAGCTCCCAAATCAGCT AAGTACATCGCCCAAGTGCTGCAGGACTCCTCGCCGGAGGGCGAAGCAACAGAGTCGGAGGAGCAGGGATCGCAGGATGAGGAGCTCATCAATGCAGATGGCATGAATGACACAGATTTCCAGTCGTGTGAGGACAGCCTGATAGAGAATGAGATCCACCAGTAG
- the TMEM63B gene encoding CSC1-like protein 2 isoform X1 yields the protein MLPYVIATLGSVGAPCKTPTCNNNNSTTKDYCYSARIRSTVLQGLPFGGVPTVLALDFMCFLALLFVFSILRKVAWDYGRLALVTDADRRRRWETEREEREYVASALHSDNHDRYERLTSVSSSVDFDQRDNGFCSWLTAIFRIKDDEIRDKCGGDAVHYLSFQRHIIGLLVVVGVLSVGIVLPVNFSGDLLENNAYSFGRTTIANLKSGNNLLWLHTTFAFLYLLLTVYSMRRHTSKMRYKEDDLVKRTLFINGISKYAEPEKIKKHFEEAYANCTVLEARPCYDVARLMFLDAERKKAERGRIYFTNLQSKDNTPSMINPKPCGHLCCCVIRGCEEVEAIEYYTKLEEKLKDDYKREKEKVNEKPLGMAFVTFHNETITAIILKDFNACKCQGCACRGEPRASSCSESLHVSNWTVSYAPDPQNIYWEHLSIRGFIWWIRCLVINVVLFILLFFLTTPAIIITTMDKFNVTKPVEYLNNPIITQFFPTLLLWCFSALLPTIVYYSAFFEAHWTRSGENRTTMHKCYTFLIFMVLLLPSLGLSSLDVFFRWLFDKKFLAEAAVRFECVFLPDNGAFFVNYVIASAFIGNAMDLLRIPGLLMYMIRLCLARSAAERRNVKRHQAYEFQFGAAYAWMMCVFTVVMTYSITCPIIVPFGLMYMLLKHLVDRYNLYYAYLPAKLDKKIHSGAVNQVVAAPILCLFWLLFFSTVRTGFLAPTSMFTFVVLVITIVICLCHVCFGHFKYLSAHNYKIDHTEVDAMDNRQNGRPATNLPAPKSAKYIAQVLQDSSPEGEATESEEQGSQDEELINADGMNDTDFQSCEDSLIENEIHQ from the exons ATGCTTCCCTACGTCATCGCCACCCTGGGCTCAGTAGGGGCCCCCTGCAAAACTCCCAcatgcaacaacaacaacagcactACCAAGGACTACTGCTACAGTGCACGCATCCGCAGCactgtgctgcaggggctgcccTTCGGTGGAGTGCCCACCGTCCTAGCCCTTGACTTTATGTGCTTTCTT GCATTGTTGTTTGTCTTTTCAATTTTGCGTAAAGTTGCGTGGGACTATGGACGCCTTGCCCTGGTGACTGATGCTGACAG GCGCCGACGCTGGGAGACGGAAAGAGAGGAGCGGGAATA TGTAGCCTCCGCCCTGCATTCTGACAACCATGACCGCTACGAGCGCCTCACCTCCGTCTCCAGCTCTGTGGACTTCGACCAGAGGGACAAC GGCTTCTGCTCCTGGCTGACAGCCATCTTCAGGATAAA GGATGATGAGATCCGGGACAAATGCGGGGGTGATGCAGTGCACTACCTGTCCTTCCAGAGGCACATCATTGGGCTGCTGGTGGTCGTGGGTGTGCTTTCCGTGGGCATCGTGTTACCTGTGAACTTCTCAGGGGACCTGCTAG AAAACAATGCCTACAGCTTTGGAAGGACAACTATCGCTAACCTGAAGTCTGG GAACAACCTGCTGTGGCTGCACACCACCTTTGCTTTCCTGTACCTGCTGCTGACAGTGTACAGCATGCGCCGGCACACTTCCAAGATGCGCTACAAAGAGGATGACTTG GTTAAGCGAACTCTGTTCATCAATGGGATCTCAAAATATGCTGAGCCAGAGAAGATCAAGAAGCATTTTGA GGAGGCCTACGCCAACTGCACTGTCCTGGAGGCCCGTCCCTGCTATGATGTTGCCCGGCTGATGTTCCTCGATGCAGAGAG GAAGAAAGCTGAGCGTGGGCGAATCTACTTCACCAACCTGCAGAGCAAGGACAACACCCCATCCATGATCAACCCCAAGCCCTGTGGccacctgtgctgctgtgtcatCAGGGGCTGTGAGGAG GTGGAGGCCATCGAGTATTATACCaagctggaggagaagctcAAAGATGACTACAAGCGGGAGAAGGAGAAGGTTAATGAAAAGCCTCTGGGGATGGCCTTTGTCACCTTCCACAACGAGACCATCACAGCCAT AATCCTCAAAGATTTCAATGCTTGTAAGTGCCAGGGCTGTGCGTGCCGTGGGGAGCCCAGAGCCTCCTCCTGCAGTGAGTCCCTCCATGTCTCCAACTGGACCGTCAGTTATGCTCCTGACCCACAGAATATCTACTG ggaacaccTCTCCATCCGGGGCTTTATATGGTGGATCCGCTGCCTTGTGATCAATGTggtcctcttcatcctcctcttctttCTCACCACCCCTGCTATCATCATCACCACTATGGACAAGTTCAATGTCACCAAGCCTGTGGAGTACCTCAAT AACCCAATCATCACCCAGTTCTTCCCCAccctgctgctgtggtgctTCTCTGCTCTTCTGCCCACCATTGTATACTACTCTGCCTTCTTTGAAGCACACTGGACCAG GTCTGGAGAGAATAGGACAACCATGCACAAGTGTTAcaccttcctcatcttcatGGTCTTGCTGCTGCCGTCACTGGGCCTGAGCAG CTTGGATGTATTTTTCCGCTGGTTGTTTGACAAAAAATTCCTTGCTGAGGCTGCTGTGCGATTTGA GTGTGTGTTCCTGCCAGACAATGGGGCTTTCTTCGTCAACTATGTCATCGCCTCTGCCTTCATCGGGAATGCCATGGACCTGCTGCGCATCCCTGGTTTGCTCATGTACATGATACGCCTCTGCCTGGCCCGCTCGGCGGCCGAGCGGAGGAACGTCAAACGA caccaggcCTACGAGTtccagtttggggctgcttACGCCTGGATGATGTGTGTCTTCACTGTAGTCATGACATACAGCATCACCTGCCCCATCATCGTCCCTTTTG gACTCATGTACATGCTGCTTAAGCACCTGGTGGACCGATACAACCTGTATTATGCTTACTTGCCTGCCAAGCTGGACAAGAAGATCCATTCAGGGGCTGTGAATCAGGTAGTGGCAGCCCCCATTCTCTGCCTCTTCTGGCTTCTCTTCTTCTCCACCGTGCGCACAG GATTCCTGGCCCCCACTTCCATGTTCACCTTTGTGGTCCTCGTGATCACCATTGTGATCTGCCTGTGTCACGTCTGCTTTGGGCACTTCAAATACCTCAGCGCTCACAACTACAAG aTTGACCACACAGAAGTGGATGCCATGGACAACAGGCAGAATGGGAGACCTGCCACCAATCTGCCAGCTCCCAAATCAGCT AAGTACATCGCCCAAGTGCTGCAGGACTCCTCGCCGGAGGGCGAAGCAACAGAGTCGGAGGAGCAGGGATCGCAGGATGAGGAGCTCATCAATGCAGATGGCATGAATGACACAGATTTCCAGTCGTGTGAGGACAGCCTGATAGAGAATGAGATCCACCAGTAG